TCGTTTCGACTAAATAAGCTGCTAGGGTATCTTGTTGGCGCCAACGATAAATACTTTGCGCGCGTTCACGGCCTAAGTACTCGGGGGCGATAACTTGGCGGCAATCCGCTAATAACGCATGATCAACGCTCACACCTGGCAGGACTTCTTTTAAAACTGCCAGCTTACTGGCTAAGGCTTGCTCGGCAATTTTCGGTTCAGTCAGTACATTAACCACACTGAGTATGGTTACGCAAACTGCGGCAACAACCGCTAAAGCTAAGGCATTTTTACTGATTGATTTAATCATTTTTTGGCCTCGGTTGCTGATGCCCATAGGTACGAGGGCGAGTATAGTAATCGATAAGAGGCACTGCCATATTGGCAATTAATACTGCAAACGCATAGGCGTCAGGATAACCACCATAAGTGCGAATTAAATACACTAATAAACCAATTAATACACCGTACCACAGCCGACCGTTATTGGTGGTGGAAGCGGAAACTGGATCGGTAGCGATAAAAAAGGCTGCCAACATAGTGCCGCCACTAAATAAATGAAATAGCGGGCTAGCCAAGGTGTCGGGTGCTGCTAAGCTACCAATGCCACTGAATATAGCTAAACTGATAATGACAGCTGCCGGAATACGCCAACTAATCACTTTTTGTTGAATTAAGACTAAACCGCCAATTAGGTAGGCTAAATTAACCCACAACCAACCGCTGCCGGCAAAGGCATAAAAAACCGGTCTCTGCATGCTTTCAGACAAGGTAATGCCGCGACTCAGATCAGTACGTAAGGTATCCAGAGGCGTAGCCATGGTGATGCCATCTACAGTTGATTGCAGTTGTTGCAGGCTATAACCACTACAACTAAATTGACTAAATACCGCACATACTGCATCTATAGGCGTTAAAGCGAAGGTTTGTAATGATGCCGGTGGCAGCCATTGCGTCATTTGTACCGGGAATGAAATCAGTAATAATACATAAGCGGCCATAGCCGGATTAAATAAGTTATTACCTAAACCACCATATAATTGCTTAACGATGATAATGGCAAAAGCAGTACCAATAATGACTAACCACCAAGGGGCATAAGGCGGTATGGCGATGGCAAGTAACACTGCGGTTAACATTGCACTGTTATCGCGTAGTCTGGGCCAAACTGCTTTTTTGCGTAATAGCATAATAATGGCTTCGCTAACTAAAGCCGTAGCAATGGCTAAAACTAATTGAATTAACACGCCATAACCCAACAGAGCAGCTTGGACAATAATACCCGGCACACAGGCAAGCATAACGAGGCGCATAATTTGCGCAGTGCTGCGTTGTAAACGCTGGTGTGGTGAACTGGCTATTTTAAAACTCATGATTGTTTATCTGCTTGTTTTTTGGCTTTAGCTCGAGCAATCGCAGCAGCAATGGCGGCTTTGCGTGGATCAACGGCTGGTGCCGGTTCTGCTTCAGTAACTACATTCACATCTATATCCGCTGTGGCATCGGGCTGAGCTAGCTTTTCGCTGGCTTGCTTAGCTTTAGCGCGAGCAATCGCAGCTGCAATAGCGGCTTTACGCGGATCAACGGCTGGAGTCGGTTCAGCTTCAGTATCAACATTTGCATCTGTATCCGTTGCGGCATCGGGCAGAGCTACCTTTTCGCTGGCTTGCTTAGCTTTAGCTCGAGCAATCGCAGCAGCTATGGCCGCTTTGCGTGGATCAACGGCAGGTATCGGTTTTGTTTCAGTTTCAACATTGGCAGCCTCAACATTAGCCTCGGTATCAGCTGTTAGATCGGGCTGAGCTAGCTTTTCGCTAGTTTGCTTAGCTTTAGCCCGAGCAATCGCAGCGGCAATGGCAGCTTTACGCGGATCCTTTTCTGTTGCTGCATCAGCAGGATTAGGGGGGCTGTTATCCGCTCCGCTCTGCACAGTTGAGGCAGTGTTGGCTTGTTTGGCTTGCTGATAATCGCGAGCTTGCTGCTTTTTCAACTCACGTTGGGCAATAATAGCGTCTCTATCTAATGTAGTCGGTTCGGTTTGACGACTGGCCGTTTTAGCTTTTATTTTTGCTAGCGCATCTGCGACAGCGCTGGCTTTGCCACTAGCTTGTTGCTGTTGTGCTCTGGCGGCAGCAAGTTGTTCGTTTCGCTGTTGTCGTTCAAGTTTTTCGCGTTCTAGGCGCTCGTTGCGAGCATCAAAACGGGCTTTCGCTTGCTCGGCTTTAATCGCCTCTTGTTGCTGCTCTCTTAACTCTGCTTTAGCCACCCGATAGTATTGCACTAACGGGATTTCACTAGGGCAAACATAGGCGCACGCACCACACTCAATGCAATCAAATAAATTATATTGCTGCAATTTTTCAACATCTTGAGCTTTGCTATACCAGAGCAACTGTTGAGGTAGTAACGAAGCAGGGCAGGCATCGGCACAGGCACTGCAACGTATACAGTCCATTTCATGCTCTGCGGCCGGTAACTCAGTTGCAGTAGGCGCTAAAATACAATTAGTGGTTTTAATCACCGGTATATCTAAGCGTGGCAAGGTAAAGCCCATCATAGGGCCACCCATAATAGCACGTTGTTTTGGCTGGCTGCTAAAACCACAAAAGTCGAGTAAATCTGCAACTGGAGTACCCAGTAAAGCCAACACATTTTGCGGCTGGTCTAAGGTATCCCCGGCCACAGTAACAATACGTGAAATGAGTGGATGGTCATCTAATACCGCTTGGGCAATGGCAAAGACAGTACCGACATTTTGCATCACAATGCCAATATCAAGCGGTCGGCGTCCAGTAGGGACTTCTGTACCCGTTAATAATTCAATTAATTGTTTTTCGCCACCGGAAGGGTATTTAGTCGGTACATTGCGCACCCAATAATTATCCCGCTGGTTACTCGCTGCAGACATGGCAGCAGTAGCAATAGGCTTATCATCTTCAATAGCAATAAGTACGGCTTTGGGCTGCAGTAGCCGAAAGAGGATATCAATGCCTTTAACAATAGTGGTAGCGGCTTCTTGCATTAACAAATCATCAGCGGTGATATAAGGCTCACACTCCACTGCATTGATAATAAGATAGTCGATGGTCTTACTGGAACCTACTTTTAGATGGGTTGGAAACCCAGCACCACCCATACCGGCAATACCATTATCATGGATCCGATTTAATAAAGTTAAGTTATCGCAGGTAGTAAAATTGAGTGGCTGTCTTAAACGCCACTCATCTAAGCCATCTGGTGCTAGGGTGAGTGTTATTTCCGGTAACGCAGAAGGGTGGGCACTACTGTGTGGGCCAATACTGATAACATGACCAGAGGTTGGCGCATGTATAGGCACTGTCATAGCATTATCTGCTGCAGTCAGCGCTTGGCCTTTTAATACCCGGTCGCCTACATTGACTAATAACTGGCCGGCAATACCAATATGTTGACGTAACGGTAAATATAACCGATCAGGCATGGGTAAACGGGCTATAGGTTTGTTATTGGTTTGGTTTTTTCTGCTGGGAGGATGGATACCACCATGAAAATCCCACAGCTTTCCAGATTGAATTTGTTCAAATAAACTTTGCATAGTTATTAAGACTCCACTACGCGAACCGGTATTGCTGTTAAATCCCATTTCCAGCGTTCGGTTGTTTCTGCTACAGGTACCATATCGATACAATCAACTGGACAAGGTTCAACACAAAGATCACAACCGGTACATTCATCAATAATAACAGTGTGCATCAGTTTAGATGCGCCAAGGATGGCATCGACCGGACAGGCTTGAATGCATTTAGTGCAACCAATACATTCATCTTCTCGAATATAGGCAACCCGTTTAATAGAGGGCTCTTGAGCCGCATTTAACGGTTTAGCTTCAACACCCATTAAATCGGCCAGTTTACGAATAGTGCTTTCACCGCCTGGTGGGCATTTATTGATTTCATCACCGTTGGCAATGGCTTCAGCATAAGGTTTACAGCCAGGATAACCGCATTGGCCGCATTGGGTCTGCGGTAAAATATCATCAATTTGATCCACTAGCGGATCACTATCTACTTTAAAGCGAATCGCCGCAAAACCTAAAACGGCACCAAATACCAGAGCTAACAAACCAATGGCTAATAAAGCCGTTACAATACTCATGCTACTTTTACCAATCCAGTAAAGCCCATAAAGGCCAGTGACATTAACCCTGCAGTAATCATGGCTATGGCGGCACCCTTAAACGGAGTCGGTACGTCGGCTGCCGCTAAACGCTCACGCATAGCAGCAAATAAAATTAATACTAATGAAAAACCGACCGCAGCGCCAAAACCATAAATAACAGAATTAATAAAGTTATGCCGCGCATTAACATTTAGCAGAGCAACGCCTAAAACTGCACAGTTAGTGGTAATTAACGGTAAGAAAATACCCAATAATCGATATAAAGTCGGGCTAGTTTTATGCACTACCATTTCAGTAAATTGCACTACCACGGCAATCACTAAAATAAAGCTTAGGGTGCGTAAGTACAGTAAGTCCAAAGGGGCTAATAAATAATGATCAACTAAATAACTACATAACGATGCTAGGGTAAGTACAAAGGTAGTGGCTAATGACATACCAATAGCAGTTTCTAACTTACTTGATACCCCCATAAAAGGGCACAAACCAAGAAATTTAACTAAAACAAAATTATTAACTAGCACTGTACTGACAAGTAACAGCAAAAATTCGCTCATGGGCCCGTCCAAGCAAAAATAAGGGCTATATTATGCAATTAAGCCGCGTTAGACACAACCAGACAAACTGTGGGGAATTAGCGACTAACCGATGATTAGTCGCTAATTTAGATTAAAGCGGTACCGGCTTACCAATATAATAGCCTTGGTTACCATCAATGAATAATGATTCTAACATATGCTTCTCTTCTTGCGTTTCAACGTTTTCAGCAAAAACGCCAACACCAATACGGTGAGCGAGGTCAATCATTAAGCGCATAAAGTACTGATTGTTTTTATCTTCATCAATTCTGCGGGTATAACTGCCATCCATTTTTACGTAATCTGGTTTTAAATCTCGGAAAAATTTAAATGACGTGATACCCACACCAAAGCGTTCGACAGTAATACGTGAACCGGCACGATGTACCATATCAATAAAGCGCTTACTGGTTTTAAAATTTTGTTGCATGCTAAACTCAGTCACTTCAAAAACTAATTTAGACGCGATATTGGCATCTTTTAATAAACGCCGTTCCAGCCAAATACAAAATTGATCATCATGCAAACTACGTGCAGACAGGTTTATACCAAAATATTGATCTTGTAGATTTTTTTGTTTAATCGTGGTCAACGATGTTTCAATAACCAGTCGATCTATCTCAATAATTTTATCCAGTTTTTCTGCCATGGCTAAAAACGATGCCGTGGGTAAAACTTGATTTTCTTGGGTTTTAAACCGCACTAATATTTCTGAGTAAGTTCTTGAGGAACGCGTAGCCGGTTGAATTAACTGGGTTAATAAACTAATGCGATTATTTGTCAGTACATCATCAATCACATTACGCCAATTTTGATTGCCATAACCGGTGCGGCTCATTTCTAAACCCGCTGATTCTTTTTGGATATGCCAAGCATTAGCTTGCTTGGTTTGGGCCAAGCTGATGGAGGTATCAGCAATGGCTAATAAATCACTTAGCGCTTTACCAGATTCATAACTAACTAATCCGGTATAAGCTACTGAATCTAATTCAGATAAATTTTGATATTCGTTAAAACGGCTTTGCAGTTGTTGGGCAAAAACCTCGGCTTCTTTAGGCGTAATACGCGGTAATAAAATCGCAAAGTCAGAAGTATTTAAACGATACAACTTATGGTCGACATAAGAGCCAACTAACTTTTTGATGATATCAGCGACTTCACTGATATAAGTATCGCCTTCTTGATAACCACGCGACTGATTTAATGTTTGTAATTCTGTACAGCGGGTAATAGCAAAAATACCAAATTCATTATTTTTAGCTTGGTGAATATTCTCTTCGTAAAATTGTAAAAAGCGATTGCGATTAGGTAAACCAGTAACAGAATCTTTATAAGCTCGCTCAGCAATCTCTTCCGCTTTAAGCGTCATATTTTGATATTGCTTATCGGTGTGGCTTTCCAGCTTTTTTAAACTAACTTTAATATCAGCAAACTCGTGAGGAATTTTACTCCAATCGGTTTTAGCAATACTGCTTTCATCAGTAAAGTTATCAATTAACTGATTTACGGCGGCTGTGGCGCGGCGGTAACTACGACTAATACCACTTTTACCAATTAGGGCAGGTAACCAACCAATAATAAAAGGCGCAATAATTAAGATAAGCAAAGCGTACTGAAATTGGTTCAATAGTGCAGTTTGATTTAATTGATAACTAACAATTAAATTTTGCTCGGTATTTTTAACCGTATAATTTTTAAATTCAGTACCAAATAAATCTAAAACAGTTTGCGCAATAACGGGGCGGATCTCTGTTAAGCTTTGCTCGTGCAACACAACACCATCAAGTTGACTGACACGTAAATTAGTTAAGGTAAAACTACGCTCAAGTTGGCGACTAATAATTTTACCGTCACCGCTTAAATGGTGACCTAGAATTTGTTCAATGACATTTTGCGCACTGCGTTGATTATTTTCTAATTGCTGTTGCGTGAACTGAACTAAAATAAATACAGATATTGCGGCTAATATAATTGCGGCAAATAACTGACCTAGCAATAATGTTCTTAGTATTCTCATAAGCTATGACCACCAGATTAATCTAGACTCCCTGTCCTGATGTTTAATATAGTTTTAACCAGGCGCAATGGAAAGGTAATTCACCCAAAATTACTGATAAATAAACCAATTATAGATAAATACCGTTTATTATTGCGATATGCAACCATTTAACGATAGAAGTAGGTAAGAAAAAGATGGCTCCCCAAGTTGGACTCGAACCAACGACCTACGGATTAACAGTCCGCCGCTCTAACCAGCTGAGCTATTGGGGAATTTTGAAAAGCAAATGGATAATTTAGTATGGCTCCCCAAGATGGACTCGAACCAACGACCTACGGATTAACAGTCCGCCGCTCTAACCAACTGAGCTATTGGGGAATTACAACTAAATGGATACTATTTAATTAGTGCATACATCATTGAATGAAATTGGCTCCCCAAGATGGACTCGAACCAACGACCTACGGATTAACAGTCCGCCGCTCTAACCAACTGAGCTATTGGGGAACTCCATTCAACGGCCGCAATACTAATGCCCGTAATAGAAGCTGTCAACTGTTTGCAGTGTTGAATTTCATTCTAACGATTCACTTGCACAATGTTTAAGCAAAGCGATGTAAAATGCAACGATGTTATCACCACAAGATAAGATTTTATTTCCCAACCTATTTTACTTATTACGCAAATCTATATGGTACGTGGCTTAGCTAGGGTTACCCACAGATTCTGTGGATAACTCTGTGCACTGTTGTGTGTATAGCATAGCTAAGGCATGTGCTAGTTGACTTTCTGCAAGGTCAAGCTTATTGCGATGAAAATATTTTGCTAGCAAATACAGTAGGTTATTAAATTTGCTTTTAGGTTAATAAAATAAGAAGTTACATATTTGCAGTTGTTTTCTGATCAGGCTTGAATTGTGAACTGTTTTTACTTTATTGGTGTTAAATAGCTGTTATAAAAAAGTTGATCAGGCGGTTTGTGTTAAAATGGCATGGCCGCTGACTCGGCTTTTCATTACAATAGGATTCCTGTTTTGATTAGTAGAAATTATGAATTCGGTTAAAGCACCAAATGCCTTATTAAAAGGTGATATCAAAGCGACCATGATTGCTATGACAGTGCCGATGCTGTTTGGTACGTTAATATTAATGACCTTTAATATTGTTGATACCTTTTTTATTAGCTTGTTAGGGACAGAACCACTTGCCGCAATTAGTTTTACTTTTCCCATCTCATTTACAATAGTTAGTTTAGGGATAGGGCTAAGTATTGGAACGTCAGCTGTTATAGCCCGAGCACTTGGTCAAGGTAACACCACTGAAGCTCGTGGCGATGCGACAGTTGCACTAGGCTTGTCTTGTTCTATTGTCGGAGCCATCTCGATAGTCGGTTATTTTTTAAGCCCAATGATATTTAAAGCATTGGGCGCGACAGATCATATTTATAGCTATATTCAACCTTATATGGATTTGTGGTTTTTTAGGGGCTGTGTTATTGATGGTACCCATGATTGGAAATGGCATATTGCGCGCGGCTGGTGATACTAAAATACCCAGTATCATTATGGGAACATCGGGGTTGGTTAATGCAGTTTTAGACCCGATTTTAATTTTTGGTTTTGGGCCCATTCCTGCTATGCATATGCATGGTGCGGCATTAGCTACTGTTATTTCTTGGCTAGTGGGTAGTGTTGCTATGCTATATATGTTGCAGAAACGCAATCTACTTAATTTAAATTGGCCAGGATGGAAGCTACTAAAAGCCGCAAGTAAGAAAATACTTAGCATTGGTTTACCTGCTGCGGGTGCTAATATGCTCACCCCATTAGCGATGGCAATATTAACGGCTATGATGGCAAGTCATGGTGCTCATGCGGTAGCGGGTTTTGGTGTTGGTGCGCGTTTAGAAGGTATGGCCATTTTAATTGTTTTAACCTTATCAATGACATTGCCGCCGTTTATTAGTCAAAATTTTGGAGCCGGCTTTTGGCACCGAGTACAACAAGGCTATCAACTTTGCGTTAAGTTTGTGCTGGTATGGCAACTTATTATCTATATTGTCTTGGCTATTTTGGCGATACCGTTGGCTAAATTATTTAGTGACGAGCCAGAGGTAATCCACATTATCAGTTTATTTATTTGGATCATGCCTTTAGGTTACGGTTTGCAAGGTATTACGATTCTAACTAATTCATCACTAAATGCATTACACCAACCAAGTAAAGCTTTGCTATTGAGTATTATTCGTTTGTTTGTGTTTTATGTGCCGTTGGCTTGGTTAGGCGGTAACTTTTTTGGCATAACGGGGTTGTTCGTTGGATGTGTTATCGCAAATGCTTTTACCGCGGGTATTGCTTGGCGATGGTTTAATAAAGTGGCGAATAAAACTGCCAAAATAGGAGAGCACGTTGTCGAGAAATTTTGAACTTAAATCAGATTACTCACCTGCAGGCGATCAGCCTAATGCCATTAAGCAATTAGTTTCAGGTCTTGAAGCTGGCTTGGCACATCAAACTTTGTTAGGCGTTACCGGTTCGGGTAAAACTTTTACCATGGCCAATGTTATCCAACAGGTAAATCGTCCTACCTTAATTATGGCGCATAATAAAACTCTAGCCGCGCAACTTTATGGCGAGATGAAAGCGTTTTTCCCCAATAATGCGGTTGAGTACTTTGTTTCTTATTATGACTATTATCAGCCCGAAGCCTATGTGCCTTCAACCGATACTTTTATTGAAAAAGATGCCTCTATTAATGAACATATAGAACAAATGCGCTTATCGGCAACTAAGGCGCTAATGGAGCGGCGAGATGTCGTGATTGTGGCGTCGGTATCAGCCATTTATGGTTTGGGCGATCCGGTTTCTTATATGAAAATGCTGCTACACCTTAAACAAGGCGATATTATTGACCAGCGTTTTATTATCCGTCGCTTAGCTGAGTTGCAATATAAACGTAATGATATTGAATTTCAGCGCGCGACTTATCGCGTGCGGGGCGATGTTATCGATGTCTTCCCGGCAGAAGTTGATGATATAGCGGTTAGAATTGAATTGTTTGATGAAGAAATAGAGCGTATTAGTTTGTTTGATCCGTTAACCGGTGCAGTTGAAAAAATTGTTACCCGTTATACTATTTATCCGAAAACGCATTATGTGACACCGCGAGAGAAAATTCTTGATGCAGTTGATAACATCAAAGTTGAGTTACAACAGCGGCGCGATGAGCTGTTAGCCAATAATAAACTGGTTGAAGAGCAACGCTTAAGCCAGCGTACTTTGTATGATATAGAGATGATGGTGGAGCTAGGCTTCTGTTCAGGCATTGAAAACTATTCACGTTATTTATCCGGCCGGGCTAATGGCGAGCCACCGCCAACGTTATTAGATTATTTTCCCGCTGATGGTTTAATGTTTATTGATGAGTCGCACGTCACAGTGTCGCAAATTGGCGCTATGTATAAAGGGGATCGCGCTCGTAAAGAAAACCTAGTGAATTATGGCTTTCGTTTACCATCAGCATTAGATAATAGACCGCTTAAGTTTGAAGAGTTTGAAGCCATAGCGCCGCAACGAATTTATGTGTCTGCAACGCCAGCTGTTTATGAACTCAACCAATCAGCTGGAGAAGTAATAGAACAGGTTGTTCGGCCAACAGGTTTACTTGACCCACCAATTGAAATTAGACCAGTTGCTACCCAAGTAGACGATTTATTATCAGAAATATACATACGCGCGGCAAAAAAAGAGCGGGTACTGGTGACCACGTTAACTAAAAAAATGTCTGAAGCCCTAACAGATTATTTAAGTGAACATGATGTGCGAGTGCGTTATTTACACTCAGATATTGATACCGTTGAGCGGATGGAGATTATTCGTGATTTACGTTTAGGTGTATTTGATGTTTTAGTGGGTATTAACTTATTGCGTGAAGGCTTAGATATCCCCGAAGTATCTTTAGTGGCGATTTTAGATGCTGATAAAGAAGGGTTTTTACGCTCAGAGCGTTCATTAATTCAAACCATTGGCCGTGCGGCGCGTAACTTAGAAGGTAGAGCGATTTTATATGCGGATCGCATTACCGGCTCTATGCAGCGGGCGATAGATGAAACCGATCGCCGACGCTTAAAACAGCAGGAGTTTAATGCCTTGCATGGCATTTTACCGACAGCGATTAAGAAAAGAGTTAATGATGTAATGGACTTAGGGCAATCTCCGGTGCCGGGTTTTGCCATGGTGTCAGAAAAAGCTAAATTAGTGAAAGGTAAAACGCCGTATCAAATTGAGGCGCAAATTCAACAACTAGAGCAGCAAATGTTGCAACATGCTAAAGATCTTGAGTTTGAACAAGCCGCGGCCACACGGGATAAGGTGCAGTTATTAAAACAAGCTTTATTAGAAATTTAAACTTAACGATTTAATACGCTGTTAAAAAAACACATGCTATCTCAGTAAAAATTAGGCAAAATAGGCAAACAGTCATCTGGTCTGACATCTTATTTTGATTCGGCAATTATACGCCGTAATATCAGGAATTAACTATGCGCTACTTTGTTAAAAAAACGCTTAAAAACCCTGTAAATCGCTCGGGTTTAAGCTCAAGCTTATACTCAGTGAAAAGCTCGCTTACTTGGTGGTTAGCTTTTTTAGTTTAAGTGTAATATTAACTGGCTGTGGTAGCCCTGAAGTGGAACCGGAAGCTAATATTGTTCGGCCGGTTAAACTGTTTCATGTCAGCAATGAGCATGCAGCAACTGCGCGCCAATTTCCGGCTGTAGTCGAGCCGACAAAACGGGCAAACTTAACCTTTCGGGTCAGTGGGAAACTCATCGAGCTGTCAGGCCGACCAAGTCATAATGTGCAGCGAGGAGAATTACTCGCGCGACTGGATGATACTGATTTTAAATTGCGTTTAGATCAAGCAAATGCTCGATATGAATTAGCCCAAACTCAATTTGATCGGGCAAATTTACTGATGGAACAAAAATTAGTATCGCAAGCGCAATTTGATGAAACAAAAGCCCAGTTACAAGTTGCTAAAGCCGATTTTAGTGCAGCCAAAACCGCGCTTAGTTATACCCGTTTAGAAGCGCCGTTTGCAGGTACAGTATCTAGGTTGTTAGTTGAAAATCATGAGAATATTGCTGCCCAGCAGCCGATCATGGAACTGCAAGTCCGTGGTCATGTTGATGTTGTTATTCAAGTGCCTGAGGATGTAATTTCTAATGTTCGTCGTGAAATAGATTATCAACCAGAAGTCATTTTTGACTCCCATCCTGAGTATCGTTTTCGTGCCAGTTTGCGCGAATGGGATAGTCGAGCCGATCCTAGTACCAATAGTTTCAAAGTGGTTTTTAGCATGAAATCACCGGAGCAATTTAATGTGTTATCTGGCATGACAGCCAATGTTATTGTCGATATGAGTCAAGTGAACCGAGTAAATAGCAGCGCATTATATATTCCCGCGACCGCCATTTTTATGCCCGATACCGAAAACCTTGCTTCACAGCAAAGTTATGTCTGGTTGTATGATAAAAGCCAAGGCAAGGTAACAAAACAAGCGGTGACGATTGGCGAGCTAACCAATGCTGGCGTAGCAATTACCAGCGGAATTGCCATTGGCGATACCATCGTAACGGCTGGCGTACATCAGTTGTCTGAAGGGCAGCAGGTGCGGCCTTGGATACGTGAACGAGGGCTGTAATATGGATATAGCTCGCTATTTTATTAAATACCGCACGGCCTCGTGGTTATTTGCGACAATTTTATTGCTCGGCGGTATTGTTGCTTATATGGGCTTAGGCCGCTTAGAAGATCCGCAATTCACCTTAAAACAGGCCATGATTATTACTGCCTATCCAGGCGCATCGCCCACCCAAGTTGAAGAAGAAGTTAGCTATCCATTAGAAAATGCGATTCAGCAGCTGCCTTATGTCAGTCATGTTACGTCAGTATCGTCGGCGGGTATTTCGCAAATAATGGTCGAAATGAAAGACCAATACCGTGCTAAAGCTTTAAAACAAATTTGGGATGAATTACGGCATAAAGTGTCTGATTTGCAGCCAAGCCTATCGCCCGGTGTGCATGCACCGCAAATTAAAGATGATTTTGGCGATGTATTTGGCATTTTATATGCGTTTACTGGAGATGGTTACGCCTATGATGAATTACGTGACTATGTGGATTTTTTACGCCGAGAATTAGTATTAGTACCCGGCGTGGCAAAAGTGTCGGTTGGCGGCGTCCAACAAGAGCAAGTCATTGTTGAAATCTCTAGACCCAGATTAACCGCACTAGGTATAGCTCCACAACAACTTGCTGGCTTATTACAAAGCCAAAATATGGTAGCTAATGCTGGCTCTATTCGGGTCGATACCGAACGGTTACGAATTTATCCAACTGGCGAATTTCAGTCGGTACAGGAGCTGGAAACCCTGATTATTAGTAGCCCTGACGCCAAAGAGTTAATTTATCTTGGTGATGTGGCAAGGGTCTATCGTGAACATACTGAAATCCCGAATCATATTGTCAGATTTGGCGGTAAAACGGCATTGTCGCTAGGTGTTGCGTTTACCGGTGGCGTCAATGTGGTTGATGCCGGGGCAGCAGTTAAGCAGCGATTAGCCGAATTAGAATATAATAAACCGGTCGGGATTAATATTGACACCATCTATAATCAGCCCAATGAAGTCGAAAACTCAGTATCTGGTTTTATTGTTAATCTAGCGCAAGCCGTCGCTATTGTGATTATTGTGCTGCTCGTATTTATGGGCTTACGCAGTGGTATTTTAATCGGCGTTATTCTATTACTAACGGTATTAGGTACCTTTATATTCATGAAACAGATGGATATTGAGTTGCAAAGAGTATCGCTAGGCGCCTTGATTATTGCGTTAGGGATGTTGGTTGATAACGCAATCGTTATTACCGAAGGTATTTTGATAGGAATGCAGCGTCGGTTAAAACTCGCCGATGCGGCATCGTTAATTGTTAAACAGACCAAGTGGCCATTATTAGCAGCGACGGTAATTGCCATTACTGCATTTGCGCCAATAGGTTTATCCAGTGATGCCAGCGGTGAGTTTGCCGGCAGTTTATTTTGGGTATTATTGGTTTCTTTATTAATTAGCTGGGTGACGGCTATTACCTTAACGCCATTTTTTGCCAGCATACTGTTCAAGCAAACCACCCA
The sequence above is drawn from the Rheinheimera salexigens genome and encodes:
- the rsxD gene encoding electron transport complex subunit RsxD, giving the protein MSFKIASSPHQRLQRSTAQIMRLVMLACVPGIIVQAALLGYGVLIQLVLAIATALVSEAIIMLLRKKAVWPRLRDNSAMLTAVLLAIAIPPYAPWWLVIIGTAFAIIIVKQLYGGLGNNLFNPAMAAYVLLLISFPVQMTQWLPPASLQTFALTPIDAVCAVFSQFSCSGYSLQQLQSTVDGITMATPLDTLRTDLSRGITLSESMQRPVFYAFAGSGWLWVNLAYLIGGLVLIQQKVISWRIPAAVIISLAIFSGIGSLAAPDTLASPLFHLFSGGTMLAAFFIATDPVSASTTNNGRLWYGVLIGLLVYLIRTYGGYPDAYAFAVLIANMAVPLIDYYTRPRTYGHQQPRPKND
- the rsxC gene encoding electron transport complex subunit RsxC, whose product is MQSLFEQIQSGKLWDFHGGIHPPSRKNQTNNKPIARLPMPDRLYLPLRQHIGIAGQLLVNVGDRVLKGQALTAADNAMTVPIHAPTSGHVISIGPHSSAHPSALPEITLTLAPDGLDEWRLRQPLNFTTCDNLTLLNRIHDNGIAGMGGAGFPTHLKVGSSKTIDYLIINAVECEPYITADDLLMQEAATTIVKGIDILFRLLQPKAVLIAIEDDKPIATAAMSAASNQRDNYWVRNVPTKYPSGGEKQLIELLTGTEVPTGRRPLDIGIVMQNVGTVFAIAQAVLDDHPLISRIVTVAGDTLDQPQNVLALLGTPVADLLDFCGFSSQPKQRAIMGGPMMGFTLPRLDIPVIKTTNCILAPTATELPAAEHEMDCIRCSACADACPASLLPQQLLWYSKAQDVEKLQQYNLFDCIECGACAYVCPSEIPLVQYYRVAKAELREQQQEAIKAEQAKARFDARNERLEREKLERQQRNEQLAAARAQQQQASGKASAVADALAKIKAKTASRQTEPTTLDRDAIIAQRELKKQQARDYQQAKQANTASTVQSGADNSPPNPADAATEKDPRKAAIAAAIARAKAKQTSEKLAQPDLTADTEANVEAANVETETKPIPAVDPRKAAIAAAIARAKAKQASEKVALPDAATDTDANVDTEAEPTPAVDPRKAAIAAAIARAKAKQASEKLAQPDATADIDVNVVTEAEPAPAVDPRKAAIAAAIARAKAKKQADKQS
- the rsxB gene encoding electron transport complex subunit RsxB — translated: MSIVTALLAIGLLALVFGAVLGFAAIRFKVDSDPLVDQIDDILPQTQCGQCGYPGCKPYAEAIANGDEINKCPPGGESTIRKLADLMGVEAKPLNAAQEPSIKRVAYIREDECIGCTKCIQACPVDAILGASKLMHTVIIDECTGCDLCVEPCPVDCIDMVPVAETTERWKWDLTAIPVRVVES
- the rsxA gene encoding electron transport complex subunit RsxA — translated: MSEFLLLLVSTVLVNNFVLVKFLGLCPFMGVSSKLETAIGMSLATTFVLTLASLCSYLVDHYLLAPLDLLYLRTLSFILVIAVVVQFTEMVVHKTSPTLYRLLGIFLPLITTNCAVLGVALLNVNARHNFINSVIYGFGAAVGFSLVLILFAAMRERLAAADVPTPFKGAAIAMITAGLMSLAFMGFTGLVKVA